A stretch of Macrobrachium rosenbergii isolate ZJJX-2024 chromosome 12, ASM4041242v1, whole genome shotgun sequence DNA encodes these proteins:
- the LOC136844019 gene encoding uncharacterized protein yields the protein MDVLSQGVRDQSPWCMLFADDIVLCTSNRGVVESKLEQWRKVLEYRGLKISRKKAEYLSFSEDQGSEISMAGTRLNRVEKYKYLGSSVADDRNLDVEITRSAGWMEKLEKDVRCLERQQNQYKG from the coding sequence atggatgtgctatctcaaggagtAAGAGAccaatccccctggtgcatgctgtttgctgatgacatcgtgttatgcaccagcaacagaggggtagtggagtcaaaactagagcaatggaggaaagTACTGGAAtacagaggtttaaagatcagtaggaagaaggctgaatacctaagttttagtGAAGATCAAGGCTCCGAAATTAGTATGgcagggacaaggttgaaccgagtagaaaaatatAAGTATCTTGGTTCATCAGTGGCTGATGAtagaaatttggatgtagaaataacacgcagtgcaggctggatggaaaaattggagaaagatgtcaggtgtcttgagCGAcagcagaatcaatataaaggttaa